Proteins encoded within one genomic window of Mesorhizobium sp. AR10:
- a CDS encoding 3-deoxy-manno-octulosonate cytidylyltransferase, producing MSTLILIPARMASTRLPGKPLADIAGVPMIVHVARRAAEAGLGRVVVATDAQSVAQAVRAHGFEALMTRSDHQSGSDRIFEALTALDPGSKVETIVNVQGDLPTIEPGIINAALKPFEDAAVDIATLGVEIVRDEEKTNPNVVKIVGSPMSATRLRALYFTRATAPWGEGPLYHHIGLYAYRREALERFVALKPSPLEQRERLEQLRALEAGMRIDAEIVQSVPLGVDTPEDLERARTILST from the coding sequence ATGTCCACGCTGATCCTCATCCCGGCCCGCATGGCCTCGACCCGCCTGCCGGGCAAGCCGCTGGCCGACATTGCCGGCGTCCCGATGATTGTCCATGTCGCCCGCCGCGCCGCCGAGGCCGGGCTCGGCCGGGTGGTGGTCGCCACCGATGCGCAGAGCGTGGCGCAAGCGGTGCGCGCGCATGGTTTCGAGGCGCTGATGACGCGGAGCGACCACCAATCGGGCTCTGACCGCATCTTCGAGGCGCTGACCGCGCTCGACCCTGGGAGCAAGGTCGAAACCATCGTCAATGTGCAAGGCGATCTGCCGACCATCGAACCCGGCATCATCAATGCTGCGCTGAAACCTTTCGAGGACGCGGCGGTGGACATCGCCACGCTCGGCGTCGAGATCGTCCGCGACGAGGAAAAGACCAATCCCAATGTCGTCAAGATCGTCGGTTCGCCAATGTCGGCGACGCGGCTCAGGGCACTCTATTTCACCCGCGCCACGGCACCCTGGGGGGAGGGACCGCTCTATCACCACATCGGCCTCTATGCCTATCGCCGCGAAGCGCTCGAGCGCTTCGTCGCGCTGAAGCCGTCGCCGCTGGAACAGCGCGAGCGGCTGGAGCAGTTGCGGGCGCTGGAAGCCGGCATGCGCATCGACGCCGAAATCGTCCAATCCGTGCCGCTCGGCGTCGACACGCCGGAAGACCTCGAACGCGCTCGAACAATCCTTTCAACCTGA
- a CDS encoding c-type cytochrome, whose protein sequence is MDSFEINKLIGGLLGTCFVVFSVGIVSDALFASPAPEKPGFAIEATEPAEGGPAAPAAEAKPIAELLATADAEAGAAVFKKCQACHSGEKGGPNKVGPDLWDLIDRPVAEHQGFAYSAGMKEFSKGGTEKWTYDNLNHFIASPKKLVKGTAMGFAGLPKDEDRANVIAYLRTLSDSPKPLPTPGAAADATAPAKPAEGAAAPAPAAPAKPAEGAAPAAPAPAAPAPAPAQ, encoded by the coding sequence ATGGACTCTTTCGAAATCAACAAGCTGATCGGCGGGCTGCTCGGAACCTGTTTCGTCGTCTTCTCGGTCGGCATTGTATCCGATGCGCTGTTCGCCTCGCCCGCGCCGGAAAAGCCCGGCTTCGCCATCGAGGCAACCGAGCCCGCGGAAGGCGGCCCGGCCGCTCCCGCCGCCGAGGCCAAGCCGATCGCCGAGCTGCTGGCCACCGCCGATGCCGAAGCGGGTGCTGCCGTGTTCAAGAAATGCCAGGCCTGCCATTCCGGCGAAAAGGGCGGTCCGAACAAGGTCGGCCCTGACCTGTGGGACCTGATCGATCGTCCGGTGGCCGAGCATCAGGGCTTCGCCTATTCGGCCGGCATGAAGGAATTTTCCAAGGGCGGCACCGAGAAGTGGACCTATGACAACCTCAACCACTTCATCGCCTCACCGAAGAAGCTCGTGAAGGGCACGGCGATGGGCTTCGCCGGCCTACCGAAGGACGAGGACCGCGCCAACGTCATCGCCTATCTGCGTACGCTGTCGGACAGCCCGAAGCCGCTGCCGACACCAGGTGCAGCAGCCGACGCAACGGCGCCGGCCAAGCCTGCAGAAGGTGCGGCAGCACCTGCGCCAGCCGCTCCGGCCAAGCCAGCCGAGGGTGCAGCGCCAGCGGCGCCCGCCCCTGCTGCGCCCGCTCCCGCGCCGGCCCAATGA
- a CDS encoding extracellular solute-binding protein, translated as MTVGRTILRSVLVAAALASGLQAACADEWRTTSSLIGKSKYGDNFQHYDYVNPDAPKGGTLNSVVLGTFDSFNPYIVQGSPASGLLPFTGGLLYDTLMEQATDEGSTSHPLIADAYKYPADYSSATYRLDPRAKWHDGQPITTDDVIWSFQVLKANSPQYSRYFENVTDAVAVSDREVEFHFNQKGNRELPQILGDLVVLPKHWWEGTDANGKKRDVTRPTLEPPLGSAAYKIASFKPGSEIIWQRVPDYWAAKLPVKIGRENFDTQRFTYILDDNAAWQAFTKGGLDDIKPENSSKRWKTFYDFPAIRAGDVIKKEFKTTSPEPMQAFMLNQRRPQFQDRLVRAALTYPFDFETMNRTLFYGFNTRTSSYFQGTELASSGLPQGKELEILEKYRDKLPPELFTQEFKLPVYDSPQAERKYLKQAVDLFAQAGWVIKGGKMVNAKTGEPFRFEILGWNDTDQVIASPYIANLRKLGVDATLRIIDQTQYVNRVNNFDYDVIIGQLGQSESPGNEQRDFWSSNAADRPGSRNYAGIKNPVVDALVDRIIFATDRDDLVAATHALDRVLLWNYYVVPQYYRAVVWLAYWNKFAMPAKQPSYRGADLDSWWIDPDKEKALAAKYKGSN; from the coding sequence ATGACGGTTGGCCGAACGATTCTTAGGTCGGTGCTGGTTGCGGCCGCTCTTGCCAGCGGCCTGCAGGCGGCCTGCGCGGACGAATGGCGCACCACCTCTTCGCTGATCGGCAAGTCCAAATACGGCGACAATTTCCAGCACTACGACTATGTCAATCCGGACGCACCCAAGGGCGGCACGCTGAATTCGGTGGTGCTCGGCACGTTCGACAGCTTCAACCCCTATATCGTGCAGGGATCGCCGGCCTCGGGTCTGCTCCCGTTCACCGGCGGCCTGCTCTATGACACGCTGATGGAGCAGGCGACCGACGAGGGCAGCACCAGCCATCCGCTGATCGCCGACGCCTATAAATATCCGGCAGACTATTCCTCGGCGACCTACCGCCTCGATCCGCGCGCCAAATGGCATGACGGCCAGCCGATCACCACCGACGACGTCATCTGGTCTTTCCAGGTGCTGAAGGCCAACAGTCCGCAATACAGCCGCTACTTCGAAAACGTCACCGATGCGGTTGCGGTGTCCGACCGCGAGGTCGAGTTTCATTTCAACCAGAAGGGCAACCGCGAACTGCCACAAATTCTCGGCGACCTCGTCGTGCTGCCGAAGCACTGGTGGGAAGGAACCGACGCCAACGGCAAAAAGCGCGACGTCACCAGGCCGACGCTGGAGCCGCCGCTCGGCTCCGCCGCCTACAAGATCGCCAGCTTCAAACCGGGTTCGGAAATCATCTGGCAACGCGTGCCCGACTATTGGGCCGCCAAGCTGCCGGTGAAGATCGGCCGGGAGAATTTCGACACCCAGCGCTTTACCTATATTCTGGACGACAATGCCGCCTGGCAAGCTTTCACCAAGGGCGGACTTGACGATATCAAACCGGAAAACAGTTCGAAGCGTTGGAAGACATTCTATGATTTCCCGGCGATCCGGGCCGGCGACGTCATCAAAAAGGAATTCAAGACCACCTCGCCGGAGCCGATGCAGGCCTTCATGCTGAACCAGAGGCGCCCGCAATTCCAGGATCGGCTGGTACGCGCCGCGCTGACCTACCCGTTCGACTTCGAGACGATGAACCGCACGCTGTTCTATGGTTTCAACACCCGCACCAGCAGCTATTTCCAGGGCACGGAACTCGCTTCAAGCGGCCTGCCGCAAGGCAAGGAGCTGGAAATCCTGGAAAAGTATCGCGACAAGCTGCCACCCGAGCTGTTCACCCAGGAATTCAAGCTGCCGGTCTATGATTCACCGCAGGCGGAACGGAAGTATCTGAAGCAGGCCGTCGACCTCTTCGCCCAGGCCGGCTGGGTGATCAAGGGGGGCAAGATGGTGAACGCCAAAACGGGTGAGCCGTTCAGATTCGAAATCCTCGGCTGGAACGATACCGACCAGGTCATAGCCAGTCCCTATATCGCCAATCTCCGCAAGCTCGGCGTCGATGCCACGCTGCGCATCATCGACCAGACCCAATATGTCAACCGCGTCAACAACTTCGACTACGACGTGATTATCGGGCAGCTCGGCCAGTCGGAATCGCCGGGGAATGAGCAGCGCGATTTCTGGAGTTCCAATGCGGCCGACAGGCCGGGCTCGCGCAACTACGCCGGTATCAAGAATCCGGTCGTGGATGCCTTGGTCGACCGCATCATCTTTGCTACCGACCGCGACGATCTGGTTGCCGCCACCCATGCGCTCGACCGTGTGCTGCTGTGGAACTATTACGTGGTGCCTCAATACTACCGGGCGGTGGTCTGGCTGGCCTATTGGAACAAGTTCGCCATGCCCGCCAAGCAGCCGAGCTACAGGGGCGCCGATCTCGATTCCTGGTGGATCGATCCGGACAAGGAAAAAGCGCTGGCGGCAAAATACAAGGGCAGCAATTGA
- a CDS encoding extracellular solute-binding protein, whose protein sequence is MPALPRRDFLALGGAAAAAALLPGRAFADIPTGVKLHGLSAFGDLKYKPDFTHFDYVNPDAPKGGQMNFAPPNSTLNQSFLTFNTLNSLVLKGDSPPRTELCFDSLMTSALDEPDAVYGLLAESVTLSQDRNGFSFSLRPQARFHDGSPLTADDVAFALKLYKDLGHPNLSKALRHMTEAVAVDPVTLNLTFNGEQSAQNILSVVAMPIVSKAFYAVNEFDASTMKPPLGSGPYKVGRVVAGQTVEYDRVTDYWGHDLAVNRGMNNFDRIRIDFYLDRQAAFEAFKKGDTHFREEFTSRVWATGYDFPALKDGKVVKREFPGEKSPSMQAVALNQRRPQFRDVRVRRAIANCFDFEWIKRVLFFGSYERSQSNFERSDYKAEGLPSPGELALLEPFRAELPPEVFGEPVMQPASDGSGHDRKLLGAASRLLADAGWKRAGNFVVNDKGERLQVEMLAEDDGLVRIFTPWAENMKAIGIDASIRQVDSTQYERRQSDFDFDFNMLAWSIGATPTSDGLEILYDSRMAKTPGQRNYPGTESPAIDALIVAAGKATSRNELVTALRALDRVLRARLDWIPSWYLANHRVAYWDMFGFPEQKPDFGFPVEALWWFDKGKAAKIGKG, encoded by the coding sequence ATGCCGGCGCTGCCCCGCCGTGATTTCCTGGCCTTGGGCGGCGCGGCGGCAGCCGCCGCGCTGCTGCCGGGCCGAGCCTTCGCCGACATTCCGACCGGCGTGAAACTGCATGGACTGTCAGCTTTCGGCGACCTCAAATACAAGCCGGATTTCACCCACTTCGACTATGTCAATCCGGACGCCCCCAAGGGCGGCCAGATGAATTTCGCACCACCGAACTCGACCTTGAATCAGAGCTTCCTGACTTTCAACACGTTGAATTCCCTGGTGTTGAAGGGGGATTCGCCGCCGCGCACCGAACTCTGTTTCGATTCGCTGATGACAAGCGCCCTCGATGAGCCGGATGCGGTCTATGGCCTGCTTGCAGAGTCCGTTACCTTATCGCAAGACCGCAACGGCTTCAGCTTCAGCCTGCGACCGCAAGCGCGCTTCCACGACGGCTCGCCACTGACCGCAGACGACGTTGCCTTCGCATTGAAGCTTTACAAAGATTTGGGCCATCCAAACCTTTCCAAGGCGTTGCGGCATATGACGGAAGCGGTTGCAGTCGATCCCGTCACCCTCAACCTCACCTTCAATGGCGAACAGTCGGCGCAGAACATCCTTTCGGTCGTCGCAATGCCGATCGTGTCCAAAGCCTTTTATGCCGTCAATGAGTTCGATGCCTCGACGATGAAACCGCCGCTCGGCTCGGGACCGTACAAGGTGGGACGCGTGGTCGCCGGGCAGACTGTCGAATATGATCGCGTCACCGACTATTGGGGCCACGATCTCGCCGTGAACCGTGGCATGAACAATTTCGACCGCATCCGCATCGATTTCTACCTCGATCGCCAGGCAGCGTTTGAAGCCTTCAAGAAAGGCGACACGCATTTCCGCGAGGAGTTTACCTCGCGAGTATGGGCGACCGGTTATGACTTTCCGGCGTTGAAGGACGGCAAGGTCGTCAAGCGGGAATTTCCCGGCGAGAAATCGCCTTCCATGCAGGCTGTCGCGCTGAACCAGCGTCGTCCACAATTCAGGGATGTCCGCGTCAGACGGGCGATTGCCAATTGTTTCGATTTCGAATGGATCAAACGGGTTCTGTTCTTCGGCTCTTACGAACGTTCGCAATCGAATTTCGAACGGTCGGACTACAAGGCCGAAGGACTGCCCTCGCCCGGGGAGCTAGCGCTGCTGGAGCCGTTTCGAGCCGAATTGCCGCCAGAGGTCTTCGGCGAACCGGTGATGCAGCCTGCTTCGGACGGGTCGGGGCATGATCGCAAGCTGCTGGGTGCGGCTTCCCGACTGCTTGCCGACGCCGGCTGGAAGCGAGCGGGCAATTTCGTCGTCAACGACAAGGGCGAGCGGCTGCAGGTGGAAATGCTTGCCGAGGACGATGGTCTCGTTCGCATTTTCACACCTTGGGCCGAGAACATGAAGGCGATCGGGATCGACGCCTCTATCCGGCAGGTGGATTCGACGCAGTATGAACGGCGGCAGAGCGATTTCGACTTCGACTTCAACATGCTCGCATGGTCGATCGGGGCGACGCCCACTTCCGACGGCCTTGAGATACTTTACGACTCCCGGATGGCGAAAACGCCGGGGCAACGCAACTATCCCGGCACCGAAAGCCCAGCCATCGACGCGTTGATCGTGGCGGCAGGCAAGGCAACCAGTCGAAACGAACTCGTCACGGCGCTCCGAGCGCTCGACCGGGTCTTGCGCGCACGGCTCGATTGGATTCCTAGTTGGTATTTGGCGAATCACCGCGTCGCCTATTGGGACATGTTCGGCTTTCCCGAGCAGAAACCCGATTTCGGCTTTCCGGTCGAAGCGCTGTGGTGGTTCGACAAGGGCAAGGCGGCAAAAATTGGCAAAGGCTGA
- a CDS encoding microcin C ABC transporter permease YejB — protein sequence MGAYILRRILLMIPTLFGIMAVSFAVIQFAPGGPVEQVIAKLTNQGGSDRLGGGGGDAGGGNFDAAGDVSSKYRGAQGLDPEFIKKLEKQFGFDKPPLERFGLMLWNYARFDFGDSYFRDISVLDLILEKMPVSISIGLWITLLSYLISIPLGIRKAVKDGTPFDIWTSGVVIVGYAIPGFLFGILLMILFAGGSFYDWFPLRGITSDNWEQLSWPARILDYFWHMTLPLTALVLSAFATTTLLTKNSFLEEIRKQYVVTARAKGLSERQVLYGHVFRNAMLIVIAGFPGAFISAFFTGSLLIENIFSLDGLGLLGFRSVIERDYPVVFANLYIFSLLGLFVGLLSDLIYTWVDPRIDFERRDI from the coding sequence ATGGGCGCCTATATACTGCGCCGCATCCTGTTGATGATCCCGACCCTGTTCGGCATCATGGCGGTGTCCTTCGCCGTCATCCAATTCGCCCCCGGCGGGCCGGTCGAGCAGGTCATTGCCAAGCTGACCAACCAGGGCGGCAGCGATCGTCTCGGCGGCGGCGGAGGCGATGCTGGCGGCGGCAATTTCGATGCAGCCGGAGACGTCAGTTCGAAATACCGCGGCGCGCAAGGGCTCGATCCCGAATTCATCAAAAAGCTGGAGAAGCAGTTCGGCTTCGACAAGCCGCCGCTCGAGCGCTTCGGCCTGATGCTGTGGAACTATGCCCGTTTCGATTTCGGCGATAGCTATTTCCGCGACATTTCGGTGCTCGACCTGATCCTGGAAAAGATGCCGGTATCGATCTCGATCGGGCTGTGGATCACGCTGCTGTCCTATTTGATTTCGATCCCGCTCGGCATCCGCAAGGCGGTCAAGGACGGCACGCCGTTCGATATCTGGACGAGCGGCGTGGTCATCGTCGGCTACGCCATTCCAGGCTTCCTGTTCGGCATATTGCTGATGATCCTGTTTGCCGGCGGATCGTTCTACGACTGGTTTCCGCTGCGCGGGATCACCTCCGACAACTGGGAGCAGCTGTCCTGGCCGGCGCGGATCCTCGACTATTTCTGGCACATGACCTTGCCACTGACGGCGCTGGTGCTGTCGGCCTTCGCCACCACCACGCTTTTGACCAAGAATTCGTTCCTCGAGGAAATCCGCAAGCAATATGTGGTGACCGCGCGCGCCAAGGGCCTGTCGGAACGGCAGGTGCTTTATGGCCACGTCTTCCGCAACGCCATGCTGATCGTCATCGCCGGCTTCCCCGGCGCCTTCATCTCGGCCTTCTTCACCGGTTCGCTGCTGATCGAAAATATCTTCTCCCTCGATGGCCTCGGCCTGCTCGGCTTCAGGTCGGTGATCGAGCGCGACTATCCGGTGGTATTCGCCAATCTCTACATCTTTTCGCTGCTTGGCCTGTTTGTCGGGCTGCTGTCCGACCTGATCTACACCTGGGTCGACCCGCGCATCGACTTCGAGCGGAGAGACATCTGA
- a CDS encoding ABC transporter permease, which yields MAQAAAETTPDRIARPWLSPLNHRRLQNFKANRRGYWSLWIFLVLFVLSLVSELIANDRPIVVSYKGEILFPVLVAYPEEKFGGFYAVTDYRDPVIQDEINANGWMIWPPVRYSYQTVNNAIPEAAPTKPSWLYDAKTRCNQYPKGADDPNCVVGNWNWLGTDDQARDVLARVIYGFRISVLFGLILTLGSALIGVAAGAVQGYFGGWTDLLFQRFIEIWSAIPVLYLLLIVAAILPPGFFILLGLMLLFSWVALVGVVRAEFLRARNFEYVNAARALGVPNLTIMFRHLLPNAMVATLTFLPFLLSGSISTLTSLDYLGFGLPPGAASLGELLKQAQRNLNAPWLGISGFVVISLMLSLLVFVGEATRDAFDPRKTFR from the coding sequence ATGGCGCAGGCCGCCGCCGAAACGACGCCAGATCGGATCGCCCGGCCCTGGCTGTCGCCGCTCAACCACCGGCGCCTGCAGAATTTCAAGGCCAACCGGCGCGGCTACTGGTCTTTGTGGATCTTCCTCGTCCTGTTCGTGCTGTCGCTGGTTTCCGAATTGATCGCCAACGACAGGCCGATCGTCGTCTCCTACAAGGGCGAGATCCTGTTTCCGGTGCTGGTCGCCTACCCGGAAGAAAAGTTCGGCGGTTTCTATGCAGTCACCGACTATCGCGACCCGGTCATCCAGGACGAGATCAATGCCAATGGCTGGATGATCTGGCCGCCGGTGCGCTACTCCTACCAGACCGTCAACAATGCCATTCCCGAAGCTGCCCCAACCAAGCCCTCCTGGCTCTATGACGCCAAGACACGCTGCAACCAGTATCCGAAAGGTGCCGACGACCCCAATTGCGTCGTCGGCAACTGGAACTGGCTGGGCACCGACGACCAGGCCCGCGACGTGCTGGCTCGCGTCATCTACGGCTTCAGAATCTCGGTTCTGTTCGGACTGATCCTGACGCTGGGCTCGGCGCTGATCGGCGTGGCGGCCGGGGCGGTGCAAGGCTATTTCGGCGGCTGGACCGACCTTCTGTTCCAGCGCTTCATCGAGATCTGGTCGGCGATCCCGGTGCTCTATCTTCTGCTGATCGTCGCCGCCATCCTGCCGCCGGGTTTCTTCATCCTGCTCGGACTGATGCTGTTATTCTCCTGGGTGGCGCTGGTCGGCGTGGTGCGGGCCGAGTTCCTGCGCGCCCGAAACTTCGAATATGTCAACGCGGCGCGAGCGCTGGGTGTGCCCAACCTTACCATCATGTTCCGGCATCTCCTGCCCAACGCCATGGTGGCGACACTGACCTTCCTGCCCTTCCTGCTCAGCGGCTCGATCTCGACACTGACCTCGCTCGACTATCTCGGCTTCGGCCTGCCGCCCGGTGCGGCCTCGCTCGGCGAGTTGCTGAAGCAGGCCCAGCGCAACCTCAACGCGCCTTGGCTCGGCATTTCGGGCTTCGTCGTCATCTCCCTGATGCTGTCGCTGCTGGTCTTCGTCGGCGAAGCGACCCGCGATGCCTTCGATCCGCGCAAGACGTTCAGATGA
- a CDS encoding ABC transporter ATP-binding protein, which yields MSEILLSVRDLSVAFAQGGSQSMAVDHISFDLAKGETVALVGESGSGKSVSALSVLKLLPYPTASHPSGKILFQGADLLAMNEKQLRRVRGNKVTMIFQEPMTSLNPLHTIEQQIVEILKLHQGLGDRQAKARTLELLNEVGIREPQKRLDAYPHQLSGGQRQRVMIAMALANEPELLIADEPTTALDVTVQAQILELLAGLKSRKGMSMLFITHDLGIVRKIADRVCVMTKGKIVETGPTKEIFANPQHPYTRHLLAAEPKGKPPAANDAAKPVMTGHDIKVWFPIKRGFFRRTVDNVKAVDGIDVTVRAGQTLGVVGESGSGKTTLGLALARMISSTGSIQFNGRDINQLTFNAMRPLRRELQIVFQDPFGSLSPRMSVSEIIEEGLKIHEPKLSPDQRDKRVVDVLGEVGLDAATRNRYPHEFSGGQRQRVAIARAMVLNPRFVMLDEPTSALDMSVQAQVVDLLRSLQAKHDLAYLFISHDLKVIRALANDVIVMRNGRIVEAGPSEQIFERPQTDYTKALISAAFRIETAPVGIVSE from the coding sequence ATGAGCGAGATCCTCCTCTCCGTCCGCGACCTCAGTGTCGCCTTCGCGCAAGGCGGCAGCCAGTCGATGGCCGTCGACCACATTTCCTTCGACCTCGCCAAGGGCGAGACGGTGGCGCTGGTCGGCGAATCCGGCTCCGGCAAATCGGTCTCGGCCCTGTCGGTGTTGAAGCTCCTGCCCTATCCGACGGCCAGCCATCCGTCGGGAAAGATTCTATTCCAGGGCGCCGACCTGCTGGCCATGAACGAGAAGCAATTGCGCAGAGTGCGTGGCAACAAGGTCACCATGATCTTCCAGGAGCCGATGACCTCGCTCAATCCGCTGCACACGATCGAGCAGCAGATCGTCGAAATCCTGAAGCTGCACCAGGGCCTCGGCGACCGCCAAGCCAAGGCGCGTACGCTGGAATTGCTCAACGAAGTCGGCATCCGCGAGCCGCAGAAACGGCTCGACGCTTATCCGCATCAGCTTTCCGGCGGCCAGCGGCAACGCGTCATGATCGCCATGGCACTGGCCAACGAGCCGGAACTGCTGATTGCCGACGAACCGACGACGGCGCTCGACGTCACCGTGCAGGCGCAGATCCTCGAACTGCTCGCTGGGCTGAAGAGCCGCAAGGGCATGTCGATGCTGTTCATCACCCACGATCTCGGCATCGTCAGGAAGATCGCCGACCGGGTCTGCGTGATGACCAAAGGCAAGATCGTCGAGACCGGGCCGACCAAGGAGATCTTCGCCAATCCGCAGCACCCCTATACGCGGCATCTGCTGGCCGCCGAGCCCAAGGGCAAGCCGCCCGCCGCCAACGATGCCGCCAAACCGGTGATGACGGGCCATGACATAAAGGTCTGGTTCCCGATCAAGAGGGGATTTTTCCGGCGCACGGTCGACAATGTGAAAGCGGTCGACGGCATCGACGTCACCGTGCGCGCCGGCCAGACGCTCGGCGTCGTCGGCGAATCCGGCTCGGGCAAGACGACGCTCGGCCTGGCGCTGGCCAGGATGATCTCGTCGACCGGAAGCATCCAATTCAACGGACGCGACATCAACCAGCTGACCTTCAACGCCATGCGGCCGCTGCGGCGCGAACTGCAGATCGTCTTCCAGGATCCGTTCGGGTCGCTCAGCCCGCGCATGTCGGTGTCGGAGATCATCGAGGAAGGGTTGAAGATCCACGAGCCGAAGCTGTCGCCCGACCAGCGCGACAAGCGGGTCGTCGATGTGCTCGGCGAAGTCGGCCTCGATGCCGCTACGCGCAATCGCTACCCGCACGAGTTCTCCGGCGGCCAGCGGCAGCGCGTCGCCATCGCGCGCGCCATGGTGCTCAATCCGCGCTTCGTCATGCTGGACGAGCCGACCTCGGCGCTCGACATGAGCGTGCAGGCGCAAGTGGTCGACCTGTTGCGCAGCCTGCAGGCAAAGCACGATCTTGCCTATCTGTTCATCAGTCACGATCTGAAAGTCATCCGCGCACTTGCCAACGACGTCATCGTCATGCGCAATGGCAGGATCGTCGAAGCCGGCCCGTCCGAACAGATTTTCGAGCGGCCGCAGACCGACTATACCAAGGCGCTGATCTCGGCCGCCTTCAGGATCGAGACGGCGCCGGTCGGCATCGTCAGCGAGTAG
- a CDS encoding 2-hydroxyacid dehydrogenase has protein sequence MEKGRILLALTGIHPQRWRELLSAEREVVLEPDGASDPSITYAVVWKQKPNLLSSLPNLRAIFSIGAGVDHIFADPGLPKVPIVKVVADNLTQYMTEYVVWRVLDHHRQGMLYRSQQPKKIWHEPPQRPAGDISVGIMGLGNLGRAAASVLLSLGFPVNGWSRSDRSMKGVSTYSGEAGLIPFLNATDILVVLLPLTPDTQGIINHGVLKELRKRNGLGGSVLINAGRGRLQKDADILRALDDGTLKEASLDVFEVEPLPKTSPLWGHPKVFVTPHAAATSDPVHLVPSMLRQMAAFERGEKLDNLVDRDAGY, from the coding sequence ATGGAAAAAGGCCGCATCCTGCTTGCCCTGACCGGCATTCATCCGCAGCGCTGGCGCGAATTGCTGTCGGCGGAGCGCGAGGTGGTGCTCGAGCCGGACGGCGCCAGCGATCCGTCGATCACCTATGCAGTGGTGTGGAAGCAGAAGCCGAACCTTTTGTCGTCGCTGCCCAATCTGCGCGCCATCTTCTCGATCGGCGCCGGCGTCGACCACATCTTCGCCGACCCCGGCCTGCCCAAGGTGCCGATCGTGAAGGTGGTCGCCGACAACCTCACCCAGTACATGACCGAATATGTCGTCTGGCGGGTGCTCGATCATCACCGCCAGGGCATGCTCTACCGGTCGCAGCAGCCGAAGAAGATCTGGCACGAGCCGCCGCAACGGCCGGCCGGCGACATCTCGGTCGGCATCATGGGGCTCGGCAATCTTGGCCGCGCGGCGGCGTCGGTGCTGTTGTCGCTCGGCTTTCCGGTCAATGGCTGGTCGCGCAGCGACCGGTCGATGAAAGGTGTTTCGACCTATTCGGGAGAGGCCGGGCTGATCCCGTTCCTCAACGCCACAGACATTCTGGTGGTGCTTCTGCCGCTCACACCCGACACACAAGGCATCATCAATCATGGCGTGCTGAAGGAGCTGAGGAAGCGCAACGGCCTTGGCGGCTCGGTGCTGATCAATGCCGGGCGCGGCCGCCTGCAGAAGGATGCCGACATCTTGCGCGCGCTGGACGACGGCACGCTGAAGGAAGCGAGCCTCGACGTGTTCGAGGTCGAGCCGCTGCCGAAGACCAGTCCGCTATGGGGCCATCCAAAGGTTTTCGTGACGCCGCATGCGGCGGCAACCTCCGACCCCGTCCATCTGGTGCCGAGCATGCTTCGGCAGATGGCCGCCTTCGAGCGCGGCGAGAAGCTGGACAATCTGGTGGACCGCGACGCGGGGTACTGA